Genomic window (Candidatus Tanganyikabacteria bacterium):
CAGTCGGTCCAGGCCCTCCAGGCGCAGTTCCTCGATCCGCTCGAGTGGAAACTCGCCTCGGGAAAGGTAGAACAGGTCGAGCAAGGCCTTCTCGGGCGAGACGCTCGGCGTCTGTCCAAGCCATGGATTACCATGACGCAAGGAATCATGGGTGACGAAGCGGAAGGCGCAAGCCGCCGACTCGGGCCAGATGTGCTCGACGCGATAGTGGCGCGCGTGGTGAGGGCGGCGGAACCCGAGCGCGTCATACTTTTCGGATCTGCCGCCAGGGGGTCGATGGGGCCCAACAGCGACGTGGATCTCCTCGTGGTCAAGGCCGGTCAGTACGATAAGTGGCGCGTGATGGACGATATCTACCACTCCTTGCTGGGCGTGGGCCAGGCCGTGGACGTGGTCGTCGTGACGCCCGAGGAGGTCGAGCGCTACGGGCGTACGCACTGTCTGGTGATCAAGCCGGCGCTGGAAGAAGGCCGGGTCGTGTATGGCGCCTGACGATCCCAAGGAATGGCTGAACCGAGCCAGGAGTAACCTGGCTTTGGCCGATGCGACGCTGCCCGGGGTCTACCTGGAGGATCTGTGCTTCGAGGCCCAGCAGGCGGCCGATGTGCTGCGATGGGTTGAAGCACAGATCGACACTTGAAGTGGAGCCCCCTTCCTGAGCGCCCGCCTCAGGACCCGAGCAGCGTGAGCAGGCGCGACACGCCGGTGCCCAAGACACGGGTCGGGGTGGCGCGGGGCGCGAGCGCGGCCCGGACCAGGTCTACCAGGGCGACCCGCAGATCCTTGCGGGCCAGCAGGATCGCGCCGACCAGGCGGCCGGCGCCGCGTTCGACCATGTACCGATCGAGCCATTCGTGATCGACGAGCCTGAGGAGATCCGGCCACTCGATGCGGCCCGCGAGGTGGCGCGCGTAGAAAGCTTCGGCGTCGGGGCCGTGCACGACGGCCAGGTAGGCCAGGGTCCGGAAGAGTTCGTCCTGCGCCAGCGGTTCGTCAGCCAGCAGCGGCATTGTGAGGAACGCCTCCCGGGGGTAGTAGATGCCGACCCAGAGCAGGTCGCGGGCCGCCCGGCGGAGCCGGCGCTCCCTTTCGGCTTCCGGCAGCTGCGGCGAGCCCGCGATGAA
Coding sequences:
- a CDS encoding nucleotidyltransferase domain-containing protein — protein: MGDEAEGASRRLGPDVLDAIVARVVRAAEPERVILFGSAARGSMGPNSDVDLLVVKAGQYDKWRVMDDIYHSLLGVGQAVDVVVVTPEEVERYGRTHCLVIKPALEEGRVVYGA